The following are from one region of the Nocardia terpenica genome:
- a CDS encoding ATP-binding cassette domain-containing protein, which produces MGTDPAIVIEGLTKSFGGLTAVDGVDLCVESGSVFGLLGPNGAGKTTIVRLLATLLRPDRGQARIFGYDVVHKATAVRSMIGLTGQYASVDENLSAAENLQIFGRLLGLSGRAATRRADELLEQFELTAAAHRPVRGFSGGMRRRLDLAVTLITLPPLIFLDEPTTGLDPHTRVGMWTTVRELVECGATILLTTQYLEEADALADRIAVMDHGRIVADGTTDELKASAGREVLRLEVSHSHQLPALVEIVERATGTAVRIGLEGRAISVPLAEVDYAADIFAACRQADIRLRAFGMDRPDLNEVFLALTGHPRSGGTAA; this is translated from the coding sequence GTGGGTACCGATCCGGCCATCGTCATCGAAGGACTGACCAAGTCCTTCGGCGGGCTTACCGCCGTCGACGGAGTCGACCTGTGCGTCGAGAGTGGTTCGGTGTTCGGTCTGCTCGGTCCGAACGGCGCGGGCAAGACCACCATAGTCCGATTGCTTGCGACCCTACTGCGCCCCGACCGCGGACAGGCACGAATCTTCGGATACGACGTCGTCCACAAGGCAACCGCAGTCCGGTCGATGATCGGGCTGACCGGCCAATACGCTTCTGTCGATGAAAACCTGTCCGCTGCAGAGAATCTGCAAATATTCGGTCGGCTGCTCGGGCTGTCCGGACGGGCAGCGACCCGCCGCGCTGACGAACTGCTGGAGCAGTTCGAGTTGACCGCGGCGGCACATCGGCCTGTGCGCGGGTTCTCCGGCGGAATGCGGCGCCGACTCGATCTAGCCGTAACGCTGATCACGTTGCCGCCCTTGATCTTTCTGGATGAGCCCACCACTGGGTTGGATCCGCATACCCGCGTGGGTATGTGGACTACGGTACGCGAACTCGTTGAATGTGGCGCGACGATCCTGCTGACCACCCAGTACCTGGAGGAGGCCGATGCTCTCGCCGACCGGATCGCCGTGATGGACCACGGCAGGATTGTTGCCGACGGCACCACCGACGAGCTGAAAGCGTCAGCGGGAAGGGAGGTTTTGCGACTCGAAGTGAGCCACTCCCATCAACTGCCCGCGCTCGTCGAGATCGTCGAACGAGCGACGGGAACCGCGGTAAGAATCGGGCTGGAGGGTCGGGCGATATCGGTACCGTTGGCCGAAGTCGATTACGCTGCGGATATTTTCGCGGCATGCCGACAGGCCGACATCCGATTGCGTGCCTTCGGTATGGACCGGCCTGACCTCAATGAGGTCTTCCTGGCCCTCACCGGTCACCCGAGAAGCGGAGGGACCGCAGCATGA
- a CDS encoding ABC transporter permease, with product MTAIAARVPRVDHQPRITHIGPCRAARQSLVVALRGLMTFRRSPQMLFDAALMPIIGPILFGNIFGAAIAGGLHGYLPTLIPGVLVQMVLGAAVTTGVQLCEDVRSGVHDRFTAMPVARVAPVAGLLTASVTRYVLSATILVIVGFAMGYRPKYPVGFIAGAVLVVFVTAALSWIFAFVGILVSKPATVQGISALVLMFVTFASNALVPTAVMAPWLRRVSDINPVSHLISAVRVLAGEGRFGADAGWTVLAALAVVLVFAPMTLRALRPR from the coding sequence ATGACCGCGATCGCAGCGCGCGTCCCACGCGTCGACCATCAGCCACGCATCACCCATATTGGACCGTGCCGTGCTGCCCGGCAGTCGTTGGTCGTTGCGTTGCGTGGGCTCATGACTTTCCGGCGAAGCCCGCAGATGCTCTTCGATGCGGCGCTGATGCCGATCATCGGGCCTATCCTGTTCGGGAACATCTTCGGTGCCGCCATCGCGGGCGGTTTGCACGGGTACCTGCCGACATTGATACCGGGTGTCCTGGTGCAGATGGTGCTCGGAGCGGCCGTCACCACCGGTGTGCAGCTGTGCGAGGACGTGCGGTCTGGTGTACACGATCGGTTCACCGCAATGCCTGTCGCCCGCGTTGCGCCGGTGGCCGGCTTGCTGACCGCATCGGTGACCCGCTACGTACTCTCGGCGACGATCCTCGTGATTGTCGGGTTTGCGATGGGTTACCGCCCTAAGTATCCGGTCGGGTTCATAGCGGGTGCCGTATTGGTTGTCTTCGTCACTGCGGCGCTCAGCTGGATCTTCGCCTTCGTCGGCATTCTGGTTTCGAAACCTGCTACGGTGCAAGGGATTTCGGCACTCGTGCTGATGTTTGTCACGTTTGCTTCCAACGCGCTGGTGCCAACCGCCGTGATGGCGCCGTGGCTGCGCCGAGTTTCGGACATCAACCCGGTATCACATCTGATTTCGGCCGTGCGGGTGCTGGCCGGTGAGGGGCGCTTCGGTGCCGACGCGGGGTGGACTGTGCTCGCCGCGTTGGCGGTGGTGCTTGTGTTCGCGCCTATGACCCTGCGGGCGTTGCGCCCGCGCTGA